In Helicobacter mastomyrinus, a single genomic region encodes these proteins:
- a CDS encoding Do family serine endopeptidase, whose translation MRYTLLCLCFLMFLFSPSVAVDFKEAPKIQKRITPQTGNDTLYSFNSSIEEAKKAVVNISTQKNVSNSLPNHPMFNDPFFQQFFGDIYGQIPKERIERSLGSGVIISNDGYIITNNHVIEDADKVLVSLSNSSKEYTAKVVGTDARSDLAVIKIDANNLSPISFADSSNVLIGDVVFAIGNPFGVGESITQGIVSALNKSGIGINDYENFIQTDASINPGNSGGALVDSRGALIGINTAILSRTGGNHGIGFAIPSDMAKKIAKELIEKGSIKRGFLGVGIQDVSEDLKESYGDNSGAVVISLEPQSPAAKAGLMVWDLITYVNNKKVSSAAELKNLIGMLPPNEKVTIKFIRDKQERVTQITLAELKDSKSQNTQNTSKNGSSSAIDGLSVEELTPTLRQRYQIPDSINGVVITRISPNSKASEVGFKVGDIIAQVENITIRKPADLSNAFTRLKGKNKRILIYSSSGTKTIVIK comes from the coding sequence ATGCGATACACACTTTTATGTTTATGCTTTTTAATGTTTCTCTTTAGTCCTAGTGTGGCGGTGGATTTTAAAGAAGCGCCCAAGATTCAAAAACGTATCACCCCACAAACAGGAAATGACACGCTCTACTCCTTTAATTCCTCTATTGAAGAAGCCAAAAAAGCGGTGGTAAATATCTCTACGCAAAAGAATGTAAGCAACTCTCTCCCTAATCACCCTATGTTTAACGATCCCTTCTTTCAGCAATTTTTTGGTGATATTTATGGGCAAATCCCTAAAGAACGTATAGAACGTAGCCTTGGTAGCGGTGTAATCATCTCTAATGATGGGTATATCATTACTAACAATCACGTCATTGAAGATGCTGATAAGGTGCTTGTTTCACTTTCAAATAGCAGCAAAGAATATACTGCAAAAGTCGTTGGCACTGATGCACGTAGCGATTTGGCTGTGATTAAGATTGACGCTAACAATCTCTCTCCTATTAGTTTTGCTGATAGCAGCAATGTGCTTATAGGCGATGTCGTATTTGCTATTGGCAATCCTTTTGGTGTGGGTGAGAGTATCACACAAGGTATTGTATCTGCCCTCAATAAAAGCGGTATTGGAATCAATGATTATGAAAACTTTATCCAAACTGACGCTTCGATTAATCCAGGTAATTCTGGCGGTGCATTGGTGGATTCTCGTGGAGCACTCATTGGCATTAATACGGCTATCCTTTCACGCACAGGTGGTAATCACGGCATTGGCTTTGCCATACCCTCGGATATGGCAAAGAAAATCGCCAAAGAGCTTATTGAAAAAGGCAGCATTAAACGTGGATTTTTGGGTGTGGGGATTCAAGATGTGAGCGAAGACCTCAAAGAAAGCTATGGAGATAATAGCGGAGCGGTAGTTATTAGCCTTGAGCCACAATCTCCTGCAGCAAAAGCTGGGCTTATGGTATGGGATCTCATCACCTATGTTAATAATAAAAAAGTATCAAGTGCCGCGGAACTTAAAAACCTCATTGGTATGCTACCTCCCAATGAAAAGGTTACTATTAAATTTATTCGCGATAAGCAAGAAAGGGTAACGCAAATCACACTTGCTGAACTTAAAGATTCTAAATCTCAAAATACACAAAATACGTCAAAGAATGGCTCTTCTTCAGCTATAGATGGTTTAAGTGTAGAGGAATTAACCCCCACACTACGGCAAAGATACCAAATACCCGATAGTATTAATGGTGTTGTAATTACACGTATCAGCCCTAATTCAAAGGCAAGTGAAGTTGGATTTAAAGTAGGTGATATTATCGCACAAGTCGAGAATATCACTATTAGAAAGCCTGCAGACTTAAGCAATGCTTTCACACGATTAAAAGGTAAAAATAAAAGAATCCTTATTTATAGCAGCAGCGGCACAAAAACCATTGTTATCAAATAA
- a CDS encoding phosphoethanolamine transferase → MFALLKKYFRFPLNYHFLTLFGAIFIVLCLNHSFNTTFDELATRIELSYLTWLNALIHIGILMLGLEILCLRFSVKYMLGFILLLSSVCGFYMDSLGVLINEDIIQSVLETHADEALDMISLGFIGYVTILGILPCVLLSAIKLKKIPFMQACKQKIYILGILSIFISASYAIWGKDIIFVFKAQKSLATMPNPIAPIRSTILYIQNSQERQFTPILIAQDAHLAANTPPQIVLLVIGESARSANFSLNGYPKPTNPYTESLNVISFKDFYSCGVITAISVPCMLTHYTHKTYTHRNLSLYVNNILDIAQSVGYEVWYLGNNGGKCIGGCDRNIAHKILYPTDSFDGVILPDIQHIIQNAQKRQKHIFIIAHQYGSHGASYVNRYPVDFTYFTPVCTHKELSKCDYEEIVNAYDNTLRYGDWVLAQMIHILQKSSMRSMLWYVSDHGESLGELGQYMHGGLGYNLAPKYQKHIPSIMWFSTQWGQLPNLALNHINTTLNHDYVFHTLLHILGIQTQDYDENLDILKP, encoded by the coding sequence ATGTTTGCTCTTTTAAAGAAATATTTTCGCTTCCCACTTAATTACCACTTTCTTACACTATTTGGTGCGATTTTTATCGTTTTATGCCTTAATCATTCTTTTAATACTACTTTTGATGAACTCGCCACACGTATAGAGCTTTCCTATCTCACGTGGCTTAATGCACTTATCCATATAGGTATTTTAATGCTTGGATTAGAAATTTTATGCCTACGATTTAGTGTGAAGTATATGCTGGGCTTTATCCTGCTACTAAGTAGCGTGTGTGGATTCTATATGGATTCTCTAGGGGTGCTTATCAATGAGGATATTATACAAAGCGTATTAGAAACCCACGCGGATGAAGCCCTCGATATGATAAGTCTTGGATTTATAGGCTATGTAACAATCCTTGGAATCTTGCCCTGCGTGCTTCTTAGTGCTATCAAACTTAAGAAGATTCCATTTATGCAAGCCTGTAAGCAGAAGATATACATACTTGGGATTCTAAGCATATTTATAAGCGCAAGCTACGCAATTTGGGGTAAAGATATTATCTTTGTTTTTAAAGCACAAAAAAGCCTAGCCACTATGCCTAATCCCATTGCCCCCATTCGCTCTACTATTCTTTATATACAGAACTCACAGGAGCGACAATTTACGCCCATACTTATCGCACAAGATGCGCATTTAGCAGCTAATACTCCGCCACAAATCGTCCTCCTTGTGATTGGAGAAAGTGCCAGAAGTGCGAATTTCTCTCTTAATGGTTATCCCAAACCCACAAACCCCTATACAGAATCTTTGAATGTGATAAGCTTTAAAGATTTTTATTCCTGCGGCGTCATTACAGCTATTTCTGTGCCTTGTATGCTTACACACTACACACATAAAACCTACACTCATCGCAACTTATCACTCTATGTTAATAATATCCTTGATATTGCTCAAAGTGTGGGTTATGAAGTATGGTATCTAGGTAATAATGGCGGAAAATGTATAGGGGGCTGTGATAGAAACATAGCCCATAAGATTCTCTACCCAACCGATAGTTTTGATGGAGTAATATTGCCAGATATACAGCACATTATACAAAATGCACAAAAAAGACAAAAACATATTTTTATCATCGCACATCAATACGGCTCTCACGGAGCTTCTTATGTAAATCGCTACCCTGTAGATTTTACATATTTTACTCCCGTATGCACACATAAAGAACTCTCAAAATGCGATTATGAAGAAATAGTCAATGCCTATGATAATACTCTGCGCTATGGAGATTGGGTATTGGCACAAATGATACATATTTTACAAAAAAGCTCTATGCGCTCTATGCTGTGGTATGTGAGCGACCATGGGGAGAGTTTAGGGGAATTGGGGCAGTATATGCACGGGGGCTTAGGCTATAATCTTGCACCAAAATATCAAAAGCATATCCCTTCTATTATGTGGTTTAGCACACAATGGGGACAGCTTCCTAACCTCGCTTTAAACCACATAAATACCACTTTAAACCACGATTATGTATTTCATACATTGTTACATATATTGGGGATACAAACGCAAGATTATGATGAGAATCTTGATATTCTTAAGCCATAG
- the trxA gene encoding thioredoxin, with protein MAKYIELSNDNFDTEITSGVALVDFWAPWCNPCKMLSPVIDKLAEDYEGKAKICKVNVDNETELSKRFGIRNIPTILFMKNGEIKDQITGALPEQTIREKLDAIL; from the coding sequence ATGGCTAAGTATATAGAATTGAGTAATGATAATTTTGACACAGAGATTACAAGCGGTGTGGCATTAGTAGATTTTTGGGCACCTTGGTGCAATCCTTGCAAAATGCTTTCTCCTGTAATTGACAAACTTGCAGAAGATTATGAAGGTAAAGCAAAAATATGTAAGGTGAATGTAGATAATGAAACCGAACTTTCAAAACGATTTGGCATTAGAAATATCCCTACTATTTTATTTATGAAAAATGGGGAGATAAAAGATCAAATTACAGGTGCGTTGCCAGAGCAAACTATTCGTGAAAAGCTTGATGCTATTCTTTAA
- a CDS encoding ABC-F family ATP-binding cassette domain-containing protein, with the protein MLQTINLSMRYATKKLFENVNIKLDVHKRYGLIGANGAGKSTFLKILSGVYEASSGEVVIDKGLKMGVLGQDQYAFEDLSLKDAVLIGNKRLYEAIKRKEYLYENGDLSDEQVNVELGELEMICAEEDPMYEYDVVIEKILEDLGFGSSIHNELMKTITGGDKFKILLAQVLFPKPDILLLDEPTNNLDLPTIAWLEENLKRHEGTLVVISHDRHFLNSVCTHILDMDFGSVREFSGNYDDWYIASTLIAKQQEMERNKKLKEKEELESFIARFSANASKARQATSRQKQLEKLDIQSLAVSSRRDPSIVFKPNRPIGDEALECEGITKSYGDLCVLKDVNLKILPGDKIALVGANGVGKSTLCKILIEELKPDSGVVKWGATTQRGYFPQNVSEEIKGEETLYEWLRSFDKKKESGEIRNALGRMLFSGKEQEKPINALSGGEKHRMVLSKLMLEGGNFLILDEPTNHLDLESIIALGEALYKFSGNVICVSHDRELIDAYANRIIELKIDSENPTNGAQIIDFRGSYEEYLESCL; encoded by the coding sequence ATGCTACAAACCATCAATCTTTCAATGCGATATGCGACAAAAAAGCTTTTTGAAAATGTGAATATCAAGCTTGATGTGCATAAACGTTATGGGCTTATCGGGGCAAATGGCGCGGGGAAATCGACTTTTCTTAAAATTTTGAGTGGCGTGTATGAGGCAAGTAGTGGCGAAGTAGTGATTGATAAGGGCTTGAAGATGGGGGTTTTGGGGCAGGATCAATATGCCTTTGAGGATTTGAGTTTGAAAGATGCCGTGTTGATAGGCAATAAGCGGCTTTATGAGGCGATTAAACGCAAGGAATACTTATATGAAAATGGCGATTTGAGCGATGAGCAGGTGAATGTCGAGCTCGGGGAGCTTGAAATGATATGTGCTGAAGAAGACCCGATGTATGAATATGATGTGGTGATTGAAAAGATTTTAGAGGATTTGGGCTTTGGGAGCAGCATTCATAACGAATTGATGAAAACCATCACCGGTGGCGATAAGTTTAAGATTCTCTTAGCACAGGTGCTTTTCCCAAAGCCCGATATACTTTTGCTTGATGAGCCGACAAATAACCTTGACTTGCCTACAATCGCGTGGCTTGAGGAGAATCTCAAGCGGCACGAAGGCACTTTGGTGGTGATTAGCCACGATAGGCATTTTTTAAATAGTGTCTGCACTCATATTTTAGATATGGATTTTGGCTCTGTGCGGGAGTTTAGCGGGAATTATGACGATTGGTATATTGCCTCAACTTTGATTGCTAAGCAGCAGGAAATGGAGCGTAACAAAAAGCTTAAGGAAAAAGAGGAATTAGAATCTTTTATTGCGCGATTTTCTGCTAATGCGAGTAAGGCAAGACAAGCTACGAGCCGACAAAAACAGCTTGAAAAGCTTGATATTCAAAGCCTTGCTGTGAGCTCAAGGCGAGACCCAAGTATTGTGTTTAAACCCAATCGTCCTATCGGTGATGAAGCTCTAGAATGTGAGGGAATCACCAAGAGTTATGGGGATTTATGCGTGCTAAAAGATGTGAATCTAAAGATTCTACCCGGCGATAAAATCGCGCTTGTGGGGGCAAATGGCGTAGGCAAATCGACATTGTGTAAGATTCTCATAGAAGAGCTAAAGCCAGATAGTGGTGTCGTAAAATGGGGTGCGACTACCCAAAGGGGCTATTTCCCGCAAAATGTGAGCGAAGAAATAAAGGGCGAGGAGACCCTCTATGAGTGGCTTAGGAGCTTTGATAAGAAAAAGGAGAGTGGTGAGATACGTAATGCGCTAGGCAGAATGCTATTTAGTGGAAAGGAGCAGGAGAAGCCTATAAACGCGCTTAGCGGAGGGGAGAAGCATAGAATGGTGTTAAGCAAGCTAATGCTTGAGGGTGGCAATTTCCTCATACTTGATGAGCCCACTAATCACCTTGATTTAGAATCCATTATCGCACTAGGCGAGGCATTGTATAAGTTTAGCGGTAATGTGATTTGTGTAAGCCATGATAGAGAGCTGATTGACGCGTATGCTAATAGAATTATAGAGCTAAAAATCGATAGTGAAAATCCTACAAATGGCGCACAGATAATTGATTTCCGTGGTAGTTATGAGGAATATTTGGAATCTTGTCTTTGA
- a CDS encoding flagellin A: protein MAFQVNTNVNALNAHAQSTFTQYNLKNSMEKLSSGLRINKAADDASGMTIADSLRSQASALGQAIRNTNDGMGIIQIADKAMDEQIKILDTIKTKAVQAAQDGQSTQSRSMIQMDIKRLIEGLDNIGNTTTYNGMALLSGAFSNKEFQVGAYSNQSIKASIGATTSDKIGQVRIETGALVTASGDVTITFKNVDGVNDVTLESVKISSSAGTGLGVLTEVINKNSDKTGIRATANAITTSDVSIASGSLAGVMINGISIGDIIGIKKNDSDGRLVQAFNAATMHTGVEAYTDNLGRLNLRSTDGRGIDLRATGAVQGQGDQAIQTLNGGQSITNGSTNYGRLSLVRTDARDIVISGVNISSTGYTDETKVAQTTANLRDVTGVFNADIKSASGANYNAVIASGGADLGAGVTSLRGAMVTMDIAESAQKMLDKIRADLGSVQGQMVSTVNNITITQVNVKAAESGIREVDFAAESSEFSKLNILAQSGSYALSQANAIQQNILRLLN, encoded by the coding sequence ATGGCTTTTCAAGTCAATACTAACGTTAATGCGCTTAACGCGCACGCTCAATCTACCTTTACTCAATATAATCTTAAAAATTCAATGGAGAAATTGAGTTCAGGTCTTCGTATTAATAAGGCTGCAGATGATGCTTCAGGTATGACAATTGCTGATAGTTTGCGTTCTCAAGCAAGTGCATTGGGGCAAGCTATTAGAAATACAAATGATGGTATGGGGATTATTCAAATCGCGGATAAAGCGATGGATGAGCAAATCAAAATCCTAGATACTATCAAAACTAAAGCTGTTCAAGCAGCTCAAGATGGGCAAAGCACGCAATCACGTTCAATGATTCAAATGGACATTAAACGTTTGATTGAAGGTTTGGATAATATTGGGAATACAACTACTTATAATGGTATGGCATTGCTCTCTGGTGCATTTTCTAATAAAGAGTTTCAAGTGGGTGCGTATTCTAACCAATCTATTAAAGCTTCTATTGGTGCGACTACTTCTGATAAAATCGGGCAAGTGCGTATTGAGACAGGAGCATTAGTGACAGCTTCTGGTGATGTTACTATAACATTTAAGAATGTAGATGGTGTAAATGACGTAACTCTAGAATCTGTGAAAATTTCTTCATCTGCAGGGACAGGTCTAGGTGTTTTGACTGAAGTTATCAATAAAAACTCCGATAAGACAGGTATTCGTGCCACAGCAAATGCGATTACTACTTCGGACGTATCTATTGCGAGTGGAAGTTTAGCAGGCGTAATGATTAATGGTATCTCAATTGGTGATATTATTGGAATTAAGAAAAATGATAGCGATGGTCGTTTAGTGCAGGCTTTCAACGCAGCTACAATGCACACAGGTGTGGAAGCTTACACAGACAACCTTGGACGCTTAAATTTACGAAGCACAGATGGACGCGGTATTGATTTGAGGGCGACTGGTGCAGTCCAGGGGCAAGGTGATCAGGCTATCCAGACTCTCAACGGTGGGCAAAGTATCACAAATGGCTCTACTAACTATGGACGCCTTTCATTAGTGCGAACTGATGCAAGAGATATTGTGATTTCTGGTGTAAATATCAGCTCAACAGGTTATACTGATGAAACAAAAGTTGCTCAAACAACAGCGAATCTTAGAGATGTAACTGGTGTATTTAACGCTGATATAAAATCTGCTTCAGGCGCAAACTACAATGCCGTTATCGCAAGTGGTGGTGCAGACCTTGGCGCTGGTGTGACAAGTCTTAGGGGTGCGATGGTAACAATGGATATTGCAGAATCTGCGCAAAAAATGCTTGATAAGATTAGAGCTGACCTCGGTTCTGTTCAAGGGCAAATGGTAAGCACAGTAAACAACATCACTATTACTCAAGTGAATGTTAAGGCTGCTGAATCTGGCATTCGTGAAGTAGATTTTGCGGCTGAAAGTTCAGAGTTTAGTAAGCTCAATATTCTTGCTCAATCTGGTAGCTATGCACTTTCTCAAGCAAATGCTATCCAGCAAAATATCTTAAGACTTCTTAACTAA
- a CDS encoding CheB methylesterase domain-containing protein produces the protein MLMKTIKYHPDLILKSNPCKINRSKLVVIGASTGGVDALSYIFSRLPAQLPPIAVVQHIPQSFGSSFVKRLDTLSQLSIYEVTTKMSLKNNCVYIATGNKHMVVDFVMGSYCAYPLNEERKISRHKPSVDILFRSANNAAGASALGIILTGMGDDGCIGLKELYDNGAHTLAENEKDCIVFGMPKKAIKMDAVSEILSLDMIIQRIIDYANTQPQPKEKD, from the coding sequence ATGTTGATGAAAACTATCAAATACCATCCCGATCTTATCCTTAAAAGCAATCCCTGCAAAATTAATCGTAGCAAACTTGTGGTTATTGGTGCTTCAACAGGCGGAGTTGATGCACTTTCATATATTTTTTCACGCCTGCCCGCACAGCTACCACCTATCGCTGTAGTGCAGCACATCCCACAAAGTTTTGGTTCCTCATTTGTCAAGCGACTAGATACCCTCTCGCAGCTTAGCATTTACGAAGTTACCACTAAAATGTCATTAAAAAATAATTGCGTTTATATCGCCACTGGTAACAAACATATGGTAGTTGATTTTGTAATGGGTTCATATTGTGCCTATCCACTCAATGAAGAGAGGAAAATCTCACGCCATAAACCAAGTGTAGATATTCTCTTCCGCAGTGCGAATAATGCAGCAGGTGCTTCTGCGCTTGGCATTATTCTTACAGGTATGGGAGATGATGGCTGCATAGGGCTTAAAGAATTGTATGATAATGGAGCACATACATTAGCAGAAAATGAAAAAGATTGTATAGTGTTTGGTATGCCAAAAAAAGCTATAAAAATGGATGCTGTAAGCGAAATTTTAAGCCTTGATATGATTATCCAACGTATAATTGATTATGCCAATACACAACCCCAGCCCAAAGAAAAAGACTAG
- a CDS encoding acyl-CoA thioesterase produces the protein MEDIFDPKCLTMSVLASPSMANFSGVMHGGELMKLLDQVAYACATRYCGCGVVTIGVDGMVFKNPIPIGSLVIFLASVNYVGSSSCEVGIKVISEDIKNRFVTHCNSCYFTMVAIDSNGKKVQIPPLNPTTENEKRRFEEAKKRKEFRMKIKTNA, from the coding sequence ATGGAAGACATCTTCGACCCCAAATGCTTAACAATGAGTGTGCTTGCCTCACCAAGTATGGCAAACTTTAGCGGAGTAATGCACGGAGGAGAGCTAATGAAGCTCCTCGACCAAGTCGCTTATGCGTGTGCTACGCGATATTGTGGCTGTGGTGTGGTAACTATCGGTGTAGATGGTATGGTGTTTAAGAATCCTATTCCTATTGGTTCTTTAGTGATTTTCCTCGCTTCTGTGAATTATGTAGGGAGTAGTAGCTGTGAAGTAGGGATCAAAGTGATTAGTGAAGATATTAAAAATCGCTTTGTGACACATTGCAATAGTTGCTATTTCACAATGGTAGCCATTGATAGCAATGGCAAAAAGGTGCAGATTCCCCCACTTAACCCCACTACTGAAAACGAAAAAAGACGTTTTGAAGAAGCAAAAAAACGCAAAGAATTTAGAATGAAAATCAAAACAAACGCATAA